A single genomic interval of Trichosurus vulpecula isolate mTriVul1 chromosome 6, mTriVul1.pri, whole genome shotgun sequence harbors:
- the CHST1 gene encoding carbohydrate sulfotransferase 1, with product MQCSWKAVLLLALASIAIQYTAIRTFTAKSFHTCPMPSPVNCSPGPGEAEMAERLCEESPTFGYNLSRKTHILILATTRSGSSFVGQLFNQHLDFFYLFEPLYHVQYTLLPRFTQGKSPTDRRVMLGASRDLLRSLYDCDLYFLENYIKPPPVNHTTDRIFRRGASKALCSPPVCEAQGPVDMNLEEGDCVRKCGLLNLTLAAEACRERSHVAIKTVRVPEVNDLRALVEDPRLNLKVIQLVRDPRGILASRSETFRDTYRLWRIWDGTGRKPYNLDVTQLTTVCEDFWNSVSTGLTRPPWLKGKYMLVRYEDLARNPMKKTEEIYEFLGIPLDSHVERWIHNNTRGDRSSSKHKYGTVRNSAATAEKWRFRLSYDIVAFTQNACQQVLAQLGYKVAASEQELKNLSVSLVEERDFHPFL from the coding sequence ATGCAATGCTCCTGGAAGGCTGTCCTCCTCCTCGCCTTGGCCTCCATCGCTATCCAGTACACGGCCATCCGCACCTTCACCGCCAAGTCCTTCCACACCTGCCCAATGCCCAGCCCCGTGAACTGTAGCCCTGGCCCCGGGGAGGCTGAGATGGCTGAGCGCTTGTGCGAGGAGAGCCCCACTTTTGGCTACAACCTCTCGAGGAAGACCCATATCCTCATCCTTGCCACCACCCGGAGCGGCTCCTCCTTCGTGGGCCAGCTCTTCAACCAGCACCTGGACTTCTTTTACCTTTTTGAGCCCCTCTATCACGTCCAGTATACCCTCCTCCCTCGCTTCACACAGGGCAAGAGCCCCACGGACAGGCGAGTCATGCTGGGCGCCAGTCGCGACCTGCTGCGGAGTCTCTACGACTGTGACCTCTATTTCTTGGAGAACTACATCAAGCCGCCTCCAGTCAATCACACCACGGACAGGATCTTCCGCCGCGGGGCCAGCAAGGCTCTCTGCTCGCCCCCGGTGTGCGAGGCTCAAGGCCCGGTAGACATGAACCTCGAGGAAGGAGACTGTGTGCGCAAGTGTGGTCTCCTCAATCTAACCTTGGCCGCGGAGGCCTGCCGCGAGCGGAGCCACGTGGCCATCAAGACTGTGAGAGTCCCCGAGGTAAACGACCTGAGGGCCCTTGTGGAGGACCCCAGGCTTAACCTCAAGGTCATCCAGCTGGTCCGAGATCCTCGGGGCATCCTCGCCTCCCGCAGCGAAACTTTCCGTGACACTTACCGGCTGTGGCGGATATGGGACGGCACCGGGAGGAAGCCCTACAACCTGGACGTGACCCAGCTGACCACAGTGTGCGAGGACTTCTGGAATTCGGTGTCCACTGGCTTGACCCGGCCCCCTTGGCTGAAGGGCAAATACATGCTGGTGCGGTACGAGGACCTGGCCCGGAACCCCATGAAGAAGACGGAGGAGATCTACGAATTCCTGGGCATCCCCCTCGACAGCCACGTGGAACGGTGGATTCACAACAACACCCGTGGGGACCGCTCCTCCTCCAAGCACAAGTACGGCACCGTCCGGAACTCGGCAGCCACGGCCGAGAAGTGGCGCTTTCGGCTCTCCTACGACATCGTGGCTTTCACCCAGAACGCCTGTCAGCAGGTGCTGGCCCAGCTGGGCTATAAGGTGGCGGCCTCGGAGCAGGAGCTCAAGAACCTGTCCGTCAGCCTGGTGGAAGAGCGGGACTTCCATCCTTTCTTGTGA